The following coding sequences lie in one Drosophila sulfurigaster albostrigata strain 15112-1811.04 chromosome 2R, ASM2355843v2, whole genome shotgun sequence genomic window:
- the LOC133837497 gene encoding uncharacterized protein LOC133837497 codes for MCRLLYLLGLLCCAFYSTNGQWLENCDQEPTTLLCRGERAMKNVLRNLSKSEKPLVIMRGLEIVPLNNESTASGNESESQTDASLLDNLASYLRTHEVNLKLSDLLVEEHKAGEITEARKKDKGQGLILAMALMFGKMMAVLGLGGIGALAMKALGVAMVALMLAGMVGLKSAAQQGQESSHTISYVTGEGHHHKRRRRAAGRIQIVSEEPSPYRGWTY; via the exons ATGTGTCGCCTGCTGTACTTACTCGGCctgctgtgctgtgcattCTATTCAACGAATGGCCAATGGTTGGAAAATTGTGACCAGGAGCCAACAACACTGCTGTGTCGAGGCGAGCGAGCAATGAAAAATGTGCTGAGAAATCTcagtaaaagtgaaaaaccATTGGTGATAATGCGAGGACTAGAAATTGTGCCGTTGAATAATGAATCAACTGCCAGTGGAAACGAATCAGAGTCCCAGACCGATGCGTCATTACTCGACAATTTGGCATCGTATTTGCGCACACATGAGGTCAATTTAAAGTTGTCAGATTTGCTGGTGGAGGAGCATAAAGCAGGAGAAATAACAG AGGCACGCAAGAAGGACAAAGGCCAGGGACTCATTCTAGCCATGGCATTGATGTTTGGCAAAATGATGGCAGTCCTAGGACTTGGAGGCATCGGAGCACTCGCCATGAAGGCACTGGGCGTGGCAATGGTGGCTCTGATGTTGGCAGGCATGGTGGGTCTAAAAAGTGCTGCGCAGCAGGGGCAAGAGTCGAGTCACACCATTTCATATGTCACCGGCGAGGGACATCATCACAAGCGACGTCGTCGAGCAGCGGGACGCATTCAAATTGTCTCCGAGGAGCCTTCACCATATCGAGGCTGGACGTACTAA